Below is a window of Spirochaetae bacterium HGW-Spirochaetae-1 DNA.
TGTCCCCTATACGGACTATGAGGCCGAATATGTGATCGAAGACATTATCGGGCAGTTTGATTCGATCAGGAAATCGGTGAAAGGGAAGACCGACATTAAAGAATATATCAATAAGGGCAGAAAATACTGATGAATTATGTGATAGATTGCTCTTTCTCGTCGGCATTATTCCTTCCCGATGAAAAATCTGAATATGTCCGCTCATTTTTTCTCAATCTGAAAAAGC
It encodes the following:
- a CDS encoding type II toxin-antitoxin system prevent-host-death family antitoxin, encoding MKTIGSFEAKTHLSELIETVQKGNEFVITKRGKPVARLVPYTDYEAEYVIEDIIGQFDSIRKSVKGKTDIKEYINKGRKY